In the genome of Helicobacteraceae bacterium, one region contains:
- the pbpC gene encoding penicillin-binding protein 1C, with the protein MSPKRGEFAGANATDKRARGKGSVVRRALGRVWAFVSNAAVIAAIALAIVYLPRLFPKEPLQNDLLFSAAYYDANGALLRLTLAKDDRFRLWTPLSQTPQTLIDATLLREDRYFYYHLGFNPFSLARGAWVTYVKGGDRQGGSTLTMQLVRMRYKLNTKTIGGKLEQIARATWLETRYSKKEILEAYLNYAPYGRNIEGAGAASLIYFDKPLNELTLTEALTLAVIPQSPTVRIDKNTGYAGKGLFEARNDLFAEYRAKFEIDDETAALFELPFKMRRIEDMPFRAPHFVEALAREDYMAGRSPQVTRTTIESDLQTLLETHIKNHIRQNASLGVHNAAAVLVDTRNMRVVAAVGSADYFSDAISGRINGLSAKRSPGSALKPFIYALAIDQGVIHQQTVLKDVPSSFGAYEPENFDGGFMGPLSARQALIKSRNIPAVYLASKLSEPSFYDFLKRAKISKMASEEHYGLALVLGGGEVTPLETAKLYALLANGGALKELVSRIGEEAESGERLLSREASFITLDMLAFAPRIDGIPAEADALPIYWKTGTSRGFRDAWCAGLIGQYALVVWIGNFDNRPNPAFVGAQRAAPLFFTISRALRSTRKLVDPNRVVPSTIKKVEVCLSSGDLATAWCKRRANTWFIPGVSPIKVDTVYRPIWIDKTTKKPLCSLNNLDNARLEVFEFYASDILALFRRAGLPKREPPDMSACRNQPIAGEPPSISSPLKNAVYAIRLSKPNERRVVFSAASDADTQTLYWFVGDEFIGAAKRGESLSWEPKRNGNFIVRVIDDRGRTDSRELKTEILE; encoded by the coding sequence TTGTCGCCTAAGCGCGGAGAGTTTGCGGGGGCAAACGCGACGGATAAACGCGCGCGCGGCAAGGGGAGCGTCGTTAGGCGCGCGCTGGGTCGCGTATGGGCGTTTGTCTCGAACGCGGCGGTAATCGCGGCGATAGCGTTGGCGATCGTCTATCTGCCGCGCCTGTTTCCCAAAGAGCCGTTGCAAAACGATCTGCTTTTTTCCGCCGCTTACTACGACGCTAACGGCGCTTTGCTGCGGCTTACGCTCGCCAAAGACGATCGCTTCCGTCTTTGGACGCCGCTAAGTCAAACGCCTCAAACGCTGATCGACGCGACGCTACTGCGCGAGGATCGCTACTTTTACTATCATCTCGGCTTCAATCCGTTTAGTTTGGCGCGCGGCGCGTGGGTAACCTATGTGAAAGGCGGCGACAGACAGGGCGGATCGACGCTTACTATGCAGCTTGTCCGAATGCGCTACAAGCTCAACACTAAGACGATCGGCGGCAAGCTGGAGCAGATCGCGCGCGCGACGTGGCTAGAGACGAGATACTCGAAAAAGGAGATATTAGAGGCTTATCTGAACTATGCGCCATACGGACGCAATATCGAAGGCGCGGGCGCGGCGAGCCTGATCTACTTTGACAAGCCGCTGAACGAGCTTACGCTGACCGAAGCGCTAACGTTAGCCGTTATTCCGCAATCGCCGACGGTGCGGATCGATAAAAACACGGGCTACGCCGGCAAAGGGCTATTCGAGGCGCGAAACGATCTTTTCGCCGAGTATCGCGCGAAGTTTGAGATAGACGACGAGACGGCGGCGCTGTTTGAACTGCCCTTCAAGATGAGGCGGATCGAGGATATGCCTTTTCGCGCTCCGCACTTTGTGGAGGCGCTCGCGCGAGAGGACTATATGGCGGGCAGATCGCCGCAGGTTACGCGAACGACGATCGAATCCGATCTGCAGACGCTATTAGAAACGCACATAAAAAATCATATACGGCAAAACGCCTCTCTGGGCGTTCATAACGCGGCGGCGGTTTTGGTCGATACGAGAAATATGCGCGTCGTCGCGGCGGTGGGTTCGGCGGATTACTTTAGCGACGCGATCTCCGGACGCATTAACGGCTTGAGCGCCAAGCGATCGCCGGGCAGCGCGCTAAAGCCGTTTATCTACGCGCTGGCGATCGATCAGGGCGTTATTCACCAGCAAACGGTGTTAAAAGACGTTCCCTCGTCCTTTGGCGCTTACGAGCCGGAGAACTTTGACGGCGGGTTTATGGGTCCGCTTAGCGCGCGGCAGGCGCTGATAAAAAGCCGCAATATCCCCGCGGTCTATTTGGCGAGCAAACTAAGCGAGCCGAGTTTTTACGACTTTCTAAAACGCGCCAAAATCTCCAAAATGGCGAGCGAGGAGCACTACGGGCTTGCTTTGGTTTTAGGCGGCGGCGAGGTAACGCCTCTGGAAACGGCGAAGCTATACGCGCTTTTGGCAAACGGCGGCGCGCTGAAAGAGCTTGTAAGCCGCATAGGCGAAGAAGCCGAAAGCGGCGAGAGGCTGCTTAGCCGCGAGGCGAGTTTTATCACGCTGGATATGCTCGCTTTCGCCCCTAGGATCGACGGCATACCCGCCGAGGCGGACGCTTTGCCAATCTATTGGAAAACAGGCACTTCGCGCGGTTTTAGGGACGCGTGGTGCGCGGGGCTGATCGGGCAATACGCGCTAGTCGTGTGGATTGGTAATTTTGACAACAGACCAAATCCGGCTTTTGTGGGCGCCCAGCGCGCCGCGCCGCTGTTTTTCACAATCTCCCGCGCGCTTCGCTCCACGCGAAAACTTGTCGATCCAAACCGCGTCGTTCCATCGACGATTAAAAAAGTCGAGGTCTGCCTCTCCAGCGGCGATCTGGCTACGGCGTGGTGCAAAAGACGCGCTAATACGTGGTTCATACCGGGCGTTTCGCCGATCAAAGTCGATACGGTTTATCGCCCAATATGGATCGATAAAACTACGAAAAAGCCGCTCTGCTCGCTTAATAACCTGGATAACGCCAGATTAGAGGTGTTCGAGTTTTACGCCTCGGATATTCTCGCCTTGTTTCGCAGAGCGGGGCTGCCCAAAAGGGAGCCTCCCGATATGAGCGCCTGCCGCAATCAGCCAATAGCGGGAGAGCCGCCATCGATCTCCTCTCCGCTTAAAAACGCCGTTTATGCGATCAGACTTTCAAAGCCTAACGAGCGTCGCGTAGTTTTTTCGGCGGCAAGCGACGCGGATACGCAAACGCTCTATTGGTTTGTAGGCGACGAGTTTATAGGCGCGGCGAAACGAGGCGAGTCGCTCTCTTGGGAGCCAAAGCGGAACGGGAATTTTATCGTCCGCGTTATCGACGATCGCGGACGAACGGATAGCCGCGAGTTAAAGACGGAAATTCTCGAATAG
- the dxr gene encoding 1-deoxy-D-xylulose-5-phosphate reductoisomerase yields the protein MVLLGSTGSIGCATLDVAARFNLPIETLIAGFNAERLNEQIGRFKPRRVAVADRQSAEKIDFPNVKYGEEAILEAIEESESELVVNALVGFAGLRPTLKALQSGKRLALANKESLVCAGAFIDANKIRPIDSEHFGAWYLNPSRAIKRIILTASGGALRDLPIAKIENAPIERVLRHPNWSMGAKITIDSATMVNKLFELLEARWLFDTTQIDAAVERSSFFHALIEFADGCMTAQASPTDMRLAIAYAILGELNDPIAGEIDLFSLPPIRFEPIETARYPVWALKGTLLSTPELGVVLNAANEAALKRYRSKEISFGAISRVILAAFDRFNAPPKTIDEALALHAEVYERAITQKP from the coding sequence ATGGTTCTGCTAGGATCGACGGGATCGATCGGTTGCGCGACGCTTGACGTAGCCGCGCGTTTTAACCTGCCGATCGAAACGCTGATCGCGGGGTTTAACGCCGAGCGCCTAAACGAGCAGATCGGACGTTTTAAGCCGCGACGCGTGGCGGTCGCCGATCGCCAAAGCGCCGAAAAGATCGATTTCCCGAACGTCAAATACGGCGAAGAGGCGATCTTGGAGGCGATCGAGGAAAGCGAGAGCGAGCTTGTCGTGAACGCGCTCGTGGGATTTGCGGGTTTGCGCCCGACGCTAAAGGCGCTACAAAGCGGCAAACGGCTTGCCCTCGCCAACAAAGAGTCTCTGGTGTGCGCGGGCGCGTTTATCGACGCTAATAAGATTCGCCCGATCGACAGCGAACATTTTGGAGCGTGGTATCTCAATCCAAGCCGAGCGATCAAACGAATAATTCTTACCGCAAGCGGCGGCGCGCTTAGGGATTTGCCGATCGCTAAGATCGAAAACGCGCCGATCGAGCGCGTTTTGCGCCACCCGAACTGGTCTATGGGCGCGAAAATCACGATCGACAGCGCTACAATGGTCAATAAATTGTTCGAGCTTTTGGAGGCGCGATGGCTCTTTGATACGACGCAAATTGACGCGGCGGTTGAACGAAGCTCGTTTTTCCACGCGCTGATCGAGTTTGCCGACGGCTGTATGACCGCGCAAGCCTCGCCGACGGATATGCGTTTGGCGATAGCCTACGCGATTTTGGGCGAGTTAAACGATCCGATCGCGGGCGAAATAGACCTTTTTAGTTTGCCGCCTATTCGTTTCGAGCCGATCGAAACGGCGCGTTATCCCGTATGGGCGCTCAAAGGGACGCTGCTATCAACGCCCGAACTAGGCGTCGTTCTCAACGCGGCGAACGAGGCGGCGCTAAAGCGCTATCGATCCAAAGAGATCAGTTTCGGCGCAATCTCTCGCGTTATCTTAGCCGCCTTTGATCGCTTCAACGCGCCGCCCAAAACGATCGACGAGGCGCTCGCCCTACACGCCGAAGTTTACGAACGCGCCATAACTCAAAAGCCCTAA